Proteins from a genomic interval of Stenotrophomonas maltophilia:
- a CDS encoding DUF3348 family protein, with the protein MANAAQPVLGGPEFLRLLARLSDGAMPATSPALTDRLGQWVDWSRAVALSGALGGRLPEPGEATEAVEDVLADCAQAHASLLASIREDAEAERLLDLAEAAAAPNFASLRQRYRVLQQAIQTATGRLRGRLRDQLVQVSPELARLAEVDAVMEQTLTPREHSLLATAPAVLGARFERVHGQPGWRAAFRHDMRTLLLAELQLRFHPIEGLQDALRSH; encoded by the coding sequence ATGGCGAACGCAGCGCAGCCGGTCCTGGGTGGACCGGAGTTCCTCCGCCTGCTCGCCCGTCTCAGCGACGGCGCGATGCCGGCCACCAGTCCCGCCCTGACCGATCGCCTCGGCCAGTGGGTGGACTGGAGCCGCGCCGTGGCCCTGTCCGGGGCGCTCGGCGGACGCCTGCCCGAGCCGGGTGAGGCCACCGAAGCGGTCGAGGATGTGCTGGCCGACTGCGCCCAGGCGCACGCCAGCCTGCTGGCCTCGATCCGTGAGGATGCCGAGGCCGAGCGCCTGCTGGACCTGGCCGAAGCCGCCGCTGCACCCAACTTCGCCTCGCTGCGCCAGCGCTACCGGGTGCTGCAGCAGGCCATCCAGACGGCCACCGGGCGCCTGCGCGGCCGCCTGCGCGACCAGCTGGTGCAGGTTTCGCCCGAGCTGGCGCGGCTGGCCGAGGTCGATGCGGTGATGGAGCAGACCCTCACCCCGCGCGAGCACAGCCTGCTGGCCACTGCGCCGGCAGTGCTCGGCGCCCGATTTGAACGCGTGCACGGCCAGCCCGGCTGGCGCGCGGCCTTCCGCCATGACATGCGCACGCTGCTGCTCGCCGAACTGCAGCTGCGCTTCCACCCGATCGAAGGGCTGCAAGACGCCCTGCGCTCCCACTGA
- a CDS encoding OmpA family protein, translating into MSDELEVDGGSHAPIWAAFGDLMSVLLGAFVLILVGVVAVQLELSQRLDQEVKQRQAEAKRLQTLEQALAGPLAAGRVTLVDGRIGISGSVLFALNSDQLQPEGQELLRSLAAPLAAYLGSREEILMVSGFTDDAPVREGNRRFADNWELSAQRSLTVTRTLIADGVPADAVFAAAFGSEQPVSSNANEEGRARNRRVEIAPIPKPKAPDGK; encoded by the coding sequence ATGAGCGACGAGCTGGAGGTCGACGGCGGCTCACACGCCCCGATCTGGGCCGCCTTTGGCGACCTGATGTCGGTGCTGCTGGGCGCGTTCGTGCTGATTCTGGTCGGCGTGGTTGCCGTGCAGTTGGAGCTGTCGCAGCGGCTGGACCAGGAAGTGAAGCAGCGCCAGGCCGAAGCCAAGCGCCTGCAGACACTGGAACAGGCGCTGGCTGGCCCGCTCGCCGCCGGCCGGGTGACGCTGGTCGACGGCCGCATCGGTATCAGCGGCAGCGTGCTGTTCGCGCTGAACTCCGACCAGCTGCAGCCGGAAGGCCAGGAGCTGCTGCGCAGCCTGGCCGCGCCGCTGGCCGCCTACCTGGGCAGCCGCGAAGAGATCCTGATGGTCAGCGGCTTCACCGATGACGCACCGGTACGAGAAGGCAACCGCCGCTTTGCCGACAACTGGGAGCTGTCCGCGCAGCGTTCGTTGACCGTGACCCGCACCCTGATCGCCGATGGCGTGCCGGCCGACGCCGTGTTCGCCGCCGCGTTCGGCAGCGAGCAGCCGGTCAGTTCCAATGCCAATGAAGAAGGCCGCGCACGCAACCGCCGCGTGGAGATCGCGCCGATTCCAAAGCCCAAGGCGCCGGATGGCAAGTAA
- a CDS encoding M14 family metallopeptidase: MTVAQFYPIGTPGQPWGDAERAQWRARQQRQRSYHDDVVAALERLDDSFDVIQYGQLDYAPDHYPLFAVVNHDWNPALPTALITGGVHGYETSGVHGALQFLEQQAERYLGRLNLIVAPCVSPWGYERIQRWNPDAIDPNRSFRDGGQIEEAAALMAWVAERKPNLLVHLDLHETTDSDLQEFDPARCARDGKPFERDTIPDGFYVIGNSEDPQAEFQKALITAVAPVTHIAPADAEGNLVGLPLQSPGVVWGESRSIGACAGFTDARFATTTEVYPDSPRTNPQECNDAQVAAVCAGLDFALAAQ; this comes from the coding sequence ATGACTGTTGCGCAGTTCTACCCGATCGGCACCCCTGGACAGCCCTGGGGCGACGCGGAACGCGCACAGTGGCGGGCCCGCCAGCAGCGCCAGCGCAGCTACCACGACGACGTGGTGGCCGCCCTTGAGCGCCTGGACGACAGCTTCGACGTGATCCAGTACGGCCAGCTGGACTATGCGCCGGACCATTACCCGCTGTTCGCGGTGGTCAACCACGACTGGAACCCGGCGTTGCCGACCGCGCTGATCACCGGTGGCGTGCATGGCTACGAGACCAGCGGCGTGCATGGCGCCTTGCAGTTCCTGGAACAGCAGGCCGAGCGTTACCTGGGCCGGCTGAACCTGATCGTGGCGCCGTGCGTCAGCCCGTGGGGCTACGAGCGCATCCAGCGCTGGAACCCGGATGCCATCGACCCGAACCGCAGCTTCCGTGACGGCGGCCAGATCGAGGAAGCGGCCGCCCTGATGGCCTGGGTGGCCGAGCGCAAGCCGAACCTGCTGGTGCACCTGGACCTGCACGAGACCACCGACAGCGACCTGCAGGAGTTCGATCCGGCCCGCTGCGCCCGCGACGGCAAGCCGTTCGAGCGCGACACCATTCCGGATGGCTTCTACGTGATCGGCAACAGCGAAGATCCGCAGGCCGAGTTCCAGAAGGCATTGATCACCGCTGTGGCCCCGGTCACCCACATCGCCCCGGCCGACGCCGAGGGCAACCTGGTCGGCCTGCCGCTGCAGTCGCCGGGCGTGGTCTGGGGTGAATCGCGTTCGATCGGCGCCTGCGCCGGCTTCACCGATGCGCGCTTTGCGACCACCACCGAGGTCTATCCGGACAGCCCGCGCACCAATCCGCAGGAATGCAACGACGCCCAGGTGGCGGCGGTGTGTGCGGGCCTGGATTTCGCCCTGGCGGCGCAGTAA
- a CDS encoding nuclear transport factor 2 family protein — translation MMPNARARFAALALLLPAWLPAYAAQNAPADVKAIEQVVESFRTSLINKDKPTYMSLFFSDKPEDIGWQFVSEDVRLQDIRKAKPDAIKARQIPTNNFIALIDGAVASPKPKEETFSNTKIETDGDVASVSFDYSFHDDGVKTNWGKEMWQLIRTEQGWKIFSVIYSVRDSRSPAG, via the coding sequence ATGATGCCCAATGCACGCGCACGCTTCGCCGCCCTCGCCCTGTTGCTCCCGGCGTGGCTGCCGGCCTACGCCGCGCAGAACGCCCCCGCCGACGTCAAGGCGATCGAACAGGTGGTCGAATCGTTCCGCACCTCGCTGATCAACAAGGACAAGCCGACCTACATGAGCCTGTTCTTCTCGGACAAGCCGGAAGATATCGGCTGGCAGTTCGTCTCCGAGGACGTTCGCCTGCAGGACATCCGCAAGGCCAAGCCCGATGCGATCAAGGCACGGCAGATTCCCACCAACAACTTCATCGCGCTGATCGACGGGGCGGTGGCCTCGCCCAAGCCGAAGGAGGAGACATTCTCCAACACCAAGATCGAGACGGATGGCGATGTGGCTTCGGTGTCGTTCGACTACAGCTTCCACGACGATGGGGTGAAGACCAACTGGGGCAAGGAGATGTGGCAGCTGATCCGGACCGAACAGGGCTGGAAGATCTTCTCGGTGATCTACTCGGTCCGCGATTCACGCAGCCCGGCCGGGTGA
- a CDS encoding response regulator transcription factor — protein MTRLLIIEDNPELVANLYAFFEPLGYVLDDARDGASGLRRATQHDYDAILLDLMLPRLDGMTLCQKLRQEFQNPVPILMLTARDPVEDRVQGLALGADDYLVKPFSLMELDARIKALVRRAQGRQVQSVLAWKDLQVDTRSPQAWRQGRCIALTPTSHKLLMCLVRAAPAVVRKQEMEYLVWGDEPPDSGALRTHIHELRLQVDRSFDTALITTVHSVGWRMQA, from the coding sequence ATGACCCGCCTGCTCATCATCGAAGACAACCCCGAGCTGGTTGCCAATCTGTATGCCTTCTTTGAACCGCTGGGCTACGTACTGGACGACGCCCGCGACGGCGCCAGCGGACTGCGCCGGGCCACGCAGCACGACTACGACGCCATCCTGCTGGACCTGATGCTGCCGCGGCTGGACGGCATGACGCTGTGCCAGAAGCTGCGCCAGGAATTCCAGAACCCGGTACCGATCCTGATGCTGACCGCGCGCGATCCGGTCGAAGACCGCGTGCAGGGCCTGGCCCTGGGCGCGGATGACTACCTGGTCAAACCGTTCTCGCTGATGGAACTGGATGCACGGATCAAGGCCCTGGTGCGGCGGGCACAGGGTCGCCAGGTCCAGAGCGTGCTGGCGTGGAAGGACCTGCAGGTGGACACGCGCTCGCCACAGGCCTGGCGGCAAGGCCGCTGCATCGCGCTGACGCCCACGTCGCACAAGCTGCTGATGTGCCTGGTGCGTGCGGCGCCCGCCGTGGTGCGCAAGCAGGAGATGGAATACCTGGTCTGGGGCGACGAGCCACCGGACAGCGGCGCGCTGCGAACCCACATCCATGAACTGCGCCTGCAGGTGGATCGCAGCTTCGATACCGCGCTGATCACCACGGTGCACAGCGTCGGCTGGCGCATGCAGGCGTGA
- a CDS encoding DUF2894 domain-containing protein, translating to MASKPPALEGLRALVRDLDAGSRSLPHYPQVPMLQQVQREWSELRSELQVRRSLRTEAPADGGPLNSAVLVQRMLDTMQASSPGYLRHFIDYVDTLSWLQALQDGAASSADAAKPKRTRKPRNAG from the coding sequence ATGGCAAGTAAGCCGCCCGCGCTGGAAGGCCTGCGCGCACTGGTGCGCGACCTCGATGCGGGGTCGCGCTCGCTGCCGCATTACCCGCAGGTGCCGATGCTGCAGCAGGTGCAGCGCGAGTGGTCGGAGCTGCGCAGCGAACTGCAGGTGCGCCGCTCCCTGCGCACCGAGGCCCCGGCAGATGGCGGCCCGCTGAACTCGGCGGTGCTGGTGCAACGCATGCTGGACACGATGCAGGCGAGCAGCCCCGGCTACCTGCGCCACTTCATCGACTATGTGGATACGTTGTCGTGGCTGCAGGCGCTGCAGGACGGCGCCGCCAGCAGTGCGGATGCCGCAAAGCCGAAGCGCACGCGCAAGCCGCGCAACGCCGGTTGA
- a CDS encoding DUF802 domain-containing protein yields MSRTAFHVVVFLVGLLAVCWIGIGYVSVHPLGAAVAAIIAACYIAGGVELYRYRQASNGLRTALSDLSGAKESLAPWLERVPVGLRNAVRLRVEGERTALPAPVLTPYLVGLLVLLGMLGTLLGMMDTLRGTGLALQSATDMAAIRGSLASPVQGLAVAFGTSIAGVASSAMLGLLAALLRRDRLQAVQQLDRAIAGDLHPYSQAWQRAESLRLLQAQSAALPALVDRLQAMTSTFEQHSAAANERLLAGQAEFLTQSQALQERLAVSLQQSLREGAEASAAAIGGALQPMTETTLAGLARHGEALHARVEQAVQQQLAGLSDGFERSRVATEASWAKVVSEQTQAQQALVGDLRQHLQAFSDGQATHAEALVARIGERLQADAQGNAEALRAAAEQQHALNSALVERQQQALLAAGQQLDEHAQALLQALEQRHSASQSLLQDHEQQRSQDWQAAQAAAATAHAELQASLDSREQQRQARWDAVSAELQQAHAALQAQLQAGDEQRLQRWSDALQHVSTDLAERLHANGERLAAQQQQVCDTLAATAQQIGENGRAQASATLAEVSTLLQTAAAAPKAAADVINELRSTLSESLVRDNAMLEERGRLLATVQTLLDAINHASHEQRTAVDALVGGSAELLERVGNRFTDHIAAETGKLDGIAAALNGSAGEVGQLAGTFGAAVEQFGSASTELSGRLEQIGGALDASLARSDEQLAYYVAQAREVVDLSLLSQKQVMEELQQLATRRGKAGSA; encoded by the coding sequence ATGTCCAGAACTGCTTTCCATGTCGTTGTTTTCCTTGTCGGCCTGCTGGCCGTGTGCTGGATCGGCATTGGCTACGTTTCGGTGCATCCGCTGGGTGCAGCGGTGGCGGCGATCATCGCAGCCTGCTACATCGCCGGTGGCGTGGAGCTGTACCGCTACCGCCAGGCCAGCAACGGCCTGCGCACCGCACTGAGTGACCTGTCCGGTGCAAAGGAAAGCCTTGCCCCCTGGCTGGAACGCGTGCCGGTGGGCCTGCGCAACGCCGTGCGCCTGCGCGTGGAGGGCGAGCGCACTGCCCTGCCCGCACCGGTACTGACCCCGTACCTGGTCGGCCTGCTGGTGCTGCTGGGCATGCTCGGCACCCTGCTGGGCATGATGGACACGCTGCGTGGCACCGGGCTGGCCCTGCAGAGCGCGACCGACATGGCCGCGATCCGCGGCTCGCTGGCCTCGCCGGTGCAGGGCCTGGCGGTGGCATTCGGTACCTCGATTGCCGGTGTGGCCAGCTCGGCCATGCTCGGCCTGCTGGCGGCGCTGCTGCGCCGCGACCGCCTGCAGGCCGTGCAGCAGCTGGACCGCGCCATTGCCGGCGACCTGCATCCGTACTCGCAGGCCTGGCAGCGCGCCGAGTCGCTGCGCCTGCTGCAGGCACAGTCCGCGGCGCTGCCGGCGCTGGTCGACCGCCTGCAGGCGATGACCAGCACCTTCGAACAACACAGTGCGGCCGCCAATGAGCGCCTGCTGGCCGGCCAGGCCGAGTTCCTGACCCAGAGCCAGGCGCTGCAGGAGCGGCTGGCGGTCTCGCTGCAGCAATCGCTGCGCGAAGGTGCCGAAGCCAGCGCCGCCGCCATCGGTGGCGCGCTGCAGCCGATGACCGAGACCACCCTGGCGGGCCTGGCCCGTCACGGCGAGGCACTGCATGCCCGCGTCGAGCAGGCCGTGCAGCAACAGTTGGCCGGCCTGAGCGACGGTTTCGAGCGCAGCCGGGTCGCCACCGAGGCCAGCTGGGCCAAGGTGGTCAGTGAACAGACCCAGGCACAGCAGGCGCTGGTGGGCGATCTGCGCCAGCACCTGCAGGCCTTCAGCGATGGCCAGGCCACGCATGCCGAAGCGCTGGTCGCACGCATCGGCGAGCGCCTGCAGGCCGATGCACAGGGCAACGCGGAGGCCTTGCGCGCCGCCGCCGAGCAGCAGCACGCCCTGAACAGCGCATTGGTCGAGCGCCAGCAGCAGGCGCTGCTCGCGGCCGGTCAGCAGCTGGACGAGCACGCGCAGGCGCTGCTGCAGGCACTGGAGCAGCGCCACAGCGCCAGCCAGTCGCTGCTGCAGGACCACGAACAGCAGCGCTCGCAGGATTGGCAGGCCGCGCAGGCCGCCGCAGCGACCGCGCACGCCGAACTGCAGGCCAGCCTGGACAGCCGCGAGCAGCAACGCCAGGCGCGCTGGGACGCGGTCAGCGCCGAGCTGCAGCAGGCCCACGCCGCCCTGCAGGCGCAGCTGCAGGCCGGCGACGAACAGCGCCTGCAGCGCTGGAGCGATGCCTTGCAGCATGTTTCCACCGACCTGGCCGAGCGCCTGCACGCCAACGGCGAACGCCTGGCCGCGCAGCAGCAGCAGGTCTGCGACACGCTGGCGGCTACCGCGCAGCAGATCGGCGAGAACGGTCGCGCGCAGGCCAGCGCCACGCTGGCCGAAGTGTCTACTCTGCTGCAGACCGCCGCTGCCGCACCCAAGGCCGCTGCCGATGTCATCAACGAGCTGCGCAGCACGCTGTCCGAGAGCCTGGTGCGTGACAACGCGATGCTGGAAGAACGCGGTCGCCTGCTGGCCACCGTGCAGACCCTGCTGGATGCAATCAACCACGCCTCGCACGAACAGCGCACGGCGGTGGACGCGCTGGTCGGCGGTTCGGCCGAGCTGCTGGAACGCGTCGGCAACCGCTTCACCGACCATATCGCCGCCGAGACCGGCAAGCTGGATGGCATTGCCGCGGCGCTCAATGGCAGCGCCGGTGAAGTGGGCCAGTTGGCCGGCACCTTCGGTGCCGCGGTGGAGCAGTTCGGTTCTGCCTCGACCGAATTGTCCGGCCGCCTGGAACAGATCGGTGGCGCGCTCGATGCCTCGTTGGCACGCAGTGACGAACAGCTGGCCTACTACGTGGCGCAGGCGCGTGAAGTGGTCGACCTCAGCCTGCTGTCGCAGAAGCAGGTAATGGAAGAACTGCAGCAGCTGGCCACGCGCCGCGGCAAGGCCGGCAGCGCATGA
- a CDS encoding alpha/beta fold hydrolase, with product MKSNRVTLWVLAAVMAATGTVHAGEIQVDRGTYALQAEETGAGPITVVFESGFGQGAGAWKEVVAGLGRDYHSITYARAGLGKSGSDGQPKRIDAHLADLTAVIDTLAPGRRVVLVGHSYGGLLATEFARRHPERLQGLVLVDPATMGQRHAFKQADSARVQADDAQLRAMVPPAMAADYAVLTEQLDAPGAVTPRTMPDVPVALLTATQLAAEPLFFEETAAGKALWKAQHALLFSGFTRGTHRYLATGHTLQREDPAAVVAAIRAVVDQP from the coding sequence ATGAAGAGCAACCGAGTGACGTTGTGGGTGCTGGCCGCGGTGATGGCCGCAACAGGCACCGTCCACGCCGGGGAAATCCAGGTGGATCGGGGCACTTATGCACTGCAGGCCGAGGAGACGGGGGCCGGCCCGATCACCGTGGTCTTCGAATCCGGCTTCGGGCAGGGTGCGGGTGCCTGGAAGGAGGTGGTCGCGGGTCTGGGGCGCGATTACCACAGCATCACCTACGCCCGTGCAGGGCTCGGCAAGTCCGGCAGCGATGGTCAGCCCAAGCGCATCGATGCGCACCTGGCCGACCTCACGGCCGTGATCGATACGCTCGCTCCCGGTCGCCGCGTTGTACTGGTGGGTCATTCCTATGGAGGCCTGCTGGCCACGGAGTTTGCACGCCGCCATCCGGAACGCCTGCAGGGCCTGGTGCTGGTGGACCCGGCCACGATGGGGCAGCGCCATGCGTTCAAGCAGGCCGACAGTGCCCGCGTGCAGGCAGACGATGCCCAGCTGCGGGCAATGGTGCCGCCGGCCATGGCTGCCGACTACGCCGTGCTGACCGAACAACTGGATGCACCCGGTGCGGTGACCCCGCGCACGATGCCGGACGTGCCCGTGGCGCTGCTGACTGCAACCCAGCTCGCTGCCGAACCGCTGTTCTTCGAGGAAACCGCAGCGGGCAAGGCACTCTGGAAGGCACAGCACGCCCTGCTCTTCTCAGGGTTCACGCGCGGTACGCATCGCTACCTGGCGACCGGCCACACCCTCCAGCGCGAGGATCCTGCTGCGGTGGTGGCCGCCATCAGAGCTGTTGTGGACCAGCCCTAG
- the eptA gene encoding phosphoethanolamine transferase EptA — MRQCRRIPRPHPIILVWAAALFFTTIGNIALWKTLWGLIDLNSLRSVLFLASLPVVLFCLLNLMLTPLLALPFLRRPLLVLLVVVSAACSYFMLHYNVLIDRSMVQNVFETNQAELNAYLSLPLLLTLLALGVLPAAGLALVRTTSGAGSIRSLLVWPASVLASLLVLLAIGFAFYKDYSSLLRNNRHLRDQVLPLNVVRHTHGYLKGLYSTRQQPLRPIGMDARRVPGPRPKLVIMVVGETARSQNFQLNGYPRATNPRLSRKEGVISFNDVSSCGTATAISVPCMFSQMTRSQYDDVRAATEENVLDILQRTGISVLWRNNNNGGCKGVCERVPTEDMPALKVAGQCVNADGTCYDEVLLHQLGTRIDAMNGDALVVLHQLGSHGPTYFERYPAHSRAFSPTCDSNQIQHCSNEALVNTYDNTLVHTDRMLGKTIDLLQGYSDQRDVALIYVSDHGESLGERGMYLHGTPYFIAPREQTQVPMVMWFSPEFSRNAGVDLACLRENALHRAHSHDNVFHSLLGLFRVNSTVYQRDLDVFAGCRASASPAVATSPARQRRLMPVAARNVARYCAARAKSRPAHTAATWASLHSCGLVRGLSG; from the coding sequence GTGCGTCAATGCCGCCGTATTCCACGGCCCCATCCGATCATTCTGGTCTGGGCCGCCGCACTGTTCTTCACCACAATTGGAAACATCGCCCTCTGGAAGACATTGTGGGGGCTGATCGACCTCAACAGCCTGCGCAGCGTGCTGTTCCTGGCCAGCCTGCCGGTGGTGCTGTTCTGCCTGCTCAACCTGATGCTGACGCCACTGCTGGCACTGCCGTTCCTGCGCAGGCCGCTGCTGGTGCTGCTCGTTGTCGTCAGCGCCGCCTGCAGCTACTTCATGCTGCACTACAACGTGCTGATCGATCGCAGCATGGTGCAGAACGTGTTCGAGACCAACCAGGCCGAACTGAACGCCTATCTCTCGCTGCCACTGCTGTTGACCCTGCTGGCGCTGGGCGTGCTGCCCGCTGCCGGGCTGGCCCTGGTGCGCACCACCAGCGGGGCCGGTTCGATACGTTCGCTGCTGGTGTGGCCGGCCAGCGTTCTGGCGTCATTGCTGGTACTGCTGGCAATCGGCTTCGCGTTCTACAAGGACTACTCCTCGCTGCTGCGCAACAACCGCCATCTCCGTGACCAGGTGCTGCCGTTGAACGTCGTGCGCCATACCCACGGTTATCTGAAAGGTCTCTACAGCACCCGCCAGCAACCCTTGCGCCCGATCGGCATGGACGCCCGGCGCGTACCGGGCCCGCGTCCGAAGCTGGTGATCATGGTCGTCGGCGAGACCGCGCGCTCACAGAACTTCCAGCTCAACGGCTACCCACGCGCGACCAATCCCCGGCTCTCGCGCAAGGAAGGCGTCATCAGCTTCAATGATGTCTCGTCATGCGGAACCGCAACGGCGATCTCGGTGCCGTGCATGTTCTCGCAGATGACCCGCAGCCAGTACGACGATGTTCGCGCAGCGACCGAGGAGAACGTGCTCGACATCCTGCAGCGCACCGGCATCAGCGTGCTCTGGCGCAACAACAACAACGGCGGCTGCAAGGGCGTGTGCGAACGCGTGCCGACCGAGGACATGCCCGCGTTGAAGGTGGCCGGCCAGTGCGTCAATGCCGACGGCACCTGTTACGACGAGGTGCTGCTGCATCAGCTCGGTACACGTATTGACGCCATGAACGGTGACGCCCTGGTCGTGCTGCACCAGCTGGGCAGCCACGGACCGACCTACTTCGAACGCTACCCGGCACACTCGCGGGCATTCAGCCCGACCTGCGACAGCAACCAGATCCAGCATTGCAGCAACGAGGCACTGGTCAACACCTATGACAACACCCTGGTCCATACCGACCGCATGCTGGGCAAGACCATCGACCTGCTGCAGGGCTATTCGGACCAGCGTGATGTCGCACTGATCTATGTGTCCGACCATGGCGAGTCGCTGGGCGAACGGGGCATGTACCTGCACGGCACGCCTTACTTCATCGCACCGCGCGAGCAGACCCAGGTGCCGATGGTGATGTGGTTCTCACCGGAGTTCAGCCGCAACGCGGGCGTGGACCTGGCCTGCCTGCGCGAGAATGCCCTGCACCGGGCGCACAGCCACGACAACGTCTTCCACTCGCTGCTGGGCCTGTTCAGGGTCAACAGCACGGTGTACCAGCGCGATCTGGATGTGTTCGCCGGATGCCGCGCGTCGGCGTCGCCGGCTGTGGCCACTTCACCGGCGAGGCAGCGCCGGCTGATGCCGGTCGCTGCCCGGAACGTGGCGCGTTACTGCGCCGCCAGGGCGAAATCCAGGCCCGCACACACCGCCGCCACCTGGGCGTCGTTGCATTCCTGCGGATTGGTGCGCGGGCTGTCCGGATAG
- a CDS encoding sensor histidine kinase, whose product MSPASLYRRLSLRARITISFVLLMAGAMGFIVLAEQVDYDQVRAAVVARTQHGEVQRLQAALARGQRPTLPPGTQLFDADDVPVVLRQYGPGHHGEEAPNEWHLSVFDNGDQRYYLLQDAAHYGYLEHLINAFAALVISICVLCAFLIGRKVATHVIAPITRLADAVQDGQKPFPYQDARDEIGVLARAFARHSDELERFLHREQCFSGDASHELRTPLAIIGGAAETLACQLPAESHLVPSAERILRTTQEMQRQLTCLLLLSRAPSTVPRNEVALRPLIESCMERCQPWISGKPVIVAFDARHDAVLDTNADLAHSVIWNLLRNACQYTERGEVRITLHDTTLIIADTGPGLPSSIDPQQFQRFLPGSPHSGEGLGLSIVQRIVEHLGWRMTVHSSQQGCRFSLEWPI is encoded by the coding sequence GTGAGTCCTGCCTCCCTCTACCGCCGCCTGAGCCTGCGTGCCCGCATCACGATCTCGTTCGTGCTGTTGATGGCCGGTGCCATGGGTTTCATCGTTCTGGCCGAACAGGTCGACTACGACCAGGTCCGGGCTGCTGTCGTCGCGCGGACCCAGCACGGTGAAGTGCAAAGACTGCAGGCTGCGCTGGCTCGTGGCCAACGCCCCACCCTGCCACCGGGGACCCAGCTGTTCGATGCCGATGACGTGCCTGTCGTGCTGCGCCAGTACGGCCCGGGCCATCACGGCGAAGAGGCGCCCAACGAGTGGCACCTGAGCGTCTTCGACAACGGCGACCAGCGCTACTACCTGCTGCAGGACGCGGCGCACTATGGCTATCTGGAACACCTGATCAATGCCTTCGCGGCACTGGTCATTTCGATCTGCGTGCTCTGCGCCTTCCTGATCGGTCGCAAGGTAGCGACGCACGTCATCGCGCCCATCACGCGATTGGCGGACGCGGTGCAGGACGGCCAGAAGCCCTTTCCCTACCAGGACGCGCGCGATGAGATCGGTGTACTCGCCCGCGCGTTCGCCCGGCACAGTGACGAGCTCGAACGGTTCCTGCATCGCGAACAGTGCTTCAGCGGCGATGCCAGCCACGAGCTCCGCACGCCGCTGGCCATCATCGGCGGCGCTGCGGAGACATTGGCCTGCCAGCTTCCGGCCGAGAGTCACCTGGTTCCCAGCGCAGAGCGCATCCTGCGCACCACCCAGGAGATGCAGCGCCAGCTGACCTGCCTGCTGCTGCTCTCACGCGCCCCCAGCACCGTGCCACGCAATGAGGTGGCCCTGCGTCCGCTGATCGAATCCTGCATGGAGCGTTGCCAGCCCTGGATTTCCGGCAAGCCGGTGATCGTTGCGTTTGATGCCCGGCATGACGCCGTGCTGGACACCAACGCGGATCTGGCGCACAGCGTGATCTGGAACCTGCTGCGCAACGCCTGCCAGTACACTGAAAGGGGCGAAGTGAGGATCACCCTCCACGACACCACACTCATCATCGCCGACACGGGACCCGGCCTGCCCTCCAGTATCGACCCACAGCAGTTCCAGCGTTTCCTGCCCGGCAGCCCGCACAGTGGCGAAGGACTGGGGCTGTCGATCGTGCAGCGCATCGTCGAGCACCTGGGCTGGAGGATGACGGTGCATTCCTCGCAGCAGGGATGCCGGTTCAGCCTGGAGTGGCCCATCTGA
- a CDS encoding diacylglycerol kinase, which produces MQHPKDSGKYPHGKTGLSRIFHTLIHSRDGFIATFRGEAAFRQLLLLHALLIIAAFVLDISKLERALVLAVCFISLLVELLNSAIEAVVDRISLEQHPLSKNAKDMGSAAQTTALLMVGAVWGVILLG; this is translated from the coding sequence ATGCAGCACCCCAAGGACAGCGGCAAGTACCCGCACGGCAAGACCGGCCTGAGCCGCATCTTCCACACCCTCATCCATTCGCGCGATGGTTTCATCGCCACCTTCCGCGGCGAGGCTGCCTTTCGCCAACTGCTGCTTCTGCACGCGCTGTTGATCATTGCAGCGTTCGTGCTGGACATCAGCAAGCTCGAACGGGCGCTGGTGCTGGCGGTCTGCTTCATCAGCCTGCTGGTGGAACTGCTCAACTCGGCGATCGAAGCAGTGGTCGATCGCATCTCTCTGGAGCAGCATCCGCTGTCCAAGAACGCCAAGGACATGGGCAGCGCCGCGCAGACCACCGCACTGTTGATGGTGGGCGCGGTGTGGGGCGTGATCCTGCTGGGCTAG